From one Triticum aestivum cultivar Chinese Spring chromosome 4B, IWGSC CS RefSeq v2.1, whole genome shotgun sequence genomic stretch:
- the LOC123089631 gene encoding pollen allergen Phl p 1-like, with protein sequence MASSSSSVLLVAAVVAAVVCGAHGIPKVPPGPNITASPASYGNKWLDAKTTWYGKPTGAGPKDNGGACGYKEVDKAPFHGMTSCGNIPIFKDGRGCGSCFELKCTKPEACSGEPTMVTITDKNEEPIAPYHFDLSGHAFGSMAKKGEEQKLRDAGEVEIKFRRVKCKYPPGTKVNFHVEKSSNENYLALVIKFLQGDGDVVGVDIKQKGEDKWTELNESWGAVWRIDTPHKLIGPFSVRYTTEGGTKTVVEDVIPKGWKADTSYEAKGGY encoded by the coding sequence AtggcttcttcttcctcgtcggtgCTGCTGGTTGCGGCGGTGGTGGCCGCTGTGGTGTGCGGCGCGCACGGCATCCCCAAGGTTCCCCCTGGCCCCAACATCACGGCGTCGCCTGCGAGCTACGGCAACAAGTGGCTGGACGCCAAGACCACGTGGTACGGCAAGCCGACGGGCGCCGGGCCCAAGGACAACGGCGGCGCCTGCGGGTACAAGGAGGTGGACAAGGCCCCCTTCCACGGCATGACCTCCTGCGGCAACATCCCCATCTTCAAGGATGGCCGCGGCTGCGGCTCCTGCTTTGAGCTCAAGTGCACCAAGCCCGAGGCCTGCTCCGGCGAGCCCACCATGGTCACTATCACCGACAAGAACGAGGAGCCCATCGCCCCCTACCACTTCGACCTCTCCGGCCACGCCTTCGGCTCCATGGCCAAGAAGGGCGAGGagcagaagctgcgcgacgccggcgaggtggagaTCAAGTTCCGGCGCGTCAAGTGCAAGTACCCGCCGGGCACCAAGGTCAACTTCCACGTGGAGAAGTCCTCCAACGAAAACTACCTGGCCCTGGTGATCAAGTTCCTCCAAGGCGACGGCGACGTGGTGGGCGTAGACATCAAGCAGAAGGGCGAGGACAAGTGGACCGAGCTCAACGAGTCGTGGGGAGCCGTGTGGAGGATCGACACCCCCCACAAGCTCATCGGCCCCTTCTCCGTCCGCTACACCACCGAGGGCGGCACCAAGACCGTCGTCGAGGACGTCATCCCCAAGGGCTGGAAGGCCGACACCTCCTACGAGGCCAAGGGCGGGtactga